Proteins encoded by one window of Ornithodoros turicata isolate Travis unplaced genomic scaffold, ASM3712646v1 Chromosome86, whole genome shotgun sequence:
- the LOC135374616 gene encoding zinc finger protein 184-like, producing MQLSPEFSGQIVKVKSEPPDFACQPEEGQVQQQQCSKPSPGGDADGVTSGTCHIKEERREESSNEHPIIEVKTEPYNVAIITELDQMGRNCDSIPEDARGNTDTLHIKGKPKGTCDQEYSSCASSGAQFSTTTVELQPDGTALFTMNDQPAGRHRDQSKPRALACMSNASLECHMFAECHNESEKCSTPPPTDIQMGEKGSGCNIYPSAFSWSRSDDNHVAKHTEKRPYKCDVCPAEFSQGGHQRQHKRAHTGEKPYKCDVCPAEFSQGGHLRRHKRAHTGEKPYKCDICPAEFSQGGHLRRHKRAHTGEKPYKCDVCPAEFSQGGHLRQHKRAHTGEKPHKCDVCPAEFSQGANLRQHKRAHTGEKPYKCDVCSAEFSWGGNLRQHKRAHTGEKPYKCDVCPAEFSHSGNLRRHKRAHTGEKPYKCDVCPAEFSQGAHLRRHKRAHTGEKPYKCDVCPAEFSQGGHVRQHKRAHTGEKP from the exons GAGTGACATCTGGTACGTGTCACATTAAAGAAGAACGTCGAGAGGAATCTTCCAATGAACATCCAATCATAGAAGTGAAGACAGAGCCTTACAATGTTGCAATCATAACAGAGCTGGACCAGATGGGACGCAACTGTGATTCAATACCTGAAG ACGCAAGAGGGAACACTGATACGCTCCATATTAAGGGCAAGCCTAAAGGCACTTGTGATCAAGAATACTCTAGTTGCGCTTCTTCAGGTGCACAGTTCAGCACAACAACAGTTGAACTGCAGCCCGACGGCACTGCACTATTCACTATGAATGACCAACCCGCTGGGCGACATCGAGACCAGAGCAAGCCACGTGCACTCGCATGCATGTCGAATGCCAGCCTCGAATGCCACATGTTTGCAGAGTGTCACAATGAGTCTGAAAAGTGTTCCACTCCTCCTCCGACGGATATACAGATGGGAGAGAAGGGTTCTGGGTGCAACATCTATCCCTCTGCATTCTCGTGGTCACGAAGTGACGACAACCATGTGGCGAAGCATACTGAGaagaggccatacaagtgcgatgtctgccctgcggagttcagtcagggCGGGCACCAACGGCAGCACAAGCGAGcccacacgggcgagaagccatacaagtgcgatgtctgccctgcggagttcagtcagggCGGGCACCTACGGCggcacaagcgagcacacacgggagagaagccatacaagtgcgatatctgccctgcggagttcagtcagggCGGGCACCTACGGCggcacaagcgagcacacacgggagagaagccatacaagtgcgatgtctgccctgcagagttcagtcagggcgggcacctacggcagcacaagcgagcacacacgggagaaaagccacacaagtgcgatgtctgccctgcggagttcagtcagggcgcgaacctacggcagcacaagcgagcacacacgggagagaagccatacaagtgcgatgtctgctctGCGGAGTTCAGTTGGGGCGGAAAcctacggcagcacaagcgagcacacacgggagagaagccatacaagtgcgatgtctgccctgcggagttcagtcatAGCGGGAACCTACGGCggcacaagcgagcacacacgggagagaagccatacaagtgcgatgtctgccctgcggagtttaGTCAAGGCGCGCACCTACGGCggcacaagcgagcacacacgggagagaagccatacaagtgcgatgtctgccctgcggagttcagtcagggcgggcacgtacggcagcacaagcgagcacacacgggagagaagccatag